The nucleotide window CGTTTGGCAGCCTGGGCGCAGCACCTGTTACTTATCAGGAGTTTCCAAACAAGGAACAAGTAATGGTCAGGGGGACCATGGTCTGGAACCCGTCTGACAATTTCAAAGCCCGGCTGAAACTGAATTATTCTGACATGGAAATCCAGGGTTTCGGTTCCGAGCCCCAGCTTGTTTCCTGTCCGGACGGAACGGATAGTTTCTTTAGCTTCCTTGGGCTGTCATTCATAGGAGGTGAAACTTGTGACGTTGATGGAAACCAGACCCTGATTTACATGGATCCTGATTCTTTCCCAGGCATCTACAATGACGGTGTTCCTTTCGCCGATGTTCAGCAGTTCTTTGGCTCACTGGAAATGAGCTATGACTTTGGCAACGATCTGACGTTGAGCTCGGTCACCGGTTTTTACGATGTTGACCAGTCATCCATGTTTAACGGGTCTATTACAACGTCGCTTGGTTCCCCGTTTGCCATCCAGGGCAAAATGGACCGCAGGGACTTTACGCAGGAACTGCGCCTGACATCCGATTATGCCGGCGACGTAAACTTCATGGCGGGTGCGTTCTATCAGAAAGGTGAAACAAACTTCCTGTCCAGTCTGCCTGCCAACCAGGCCTGGCTCCCGCTGCTGGGCGTTCTTCGGCCGGGTGCCTCGTGGCCGCCAGCACTTGCCTGGGCGGATCATAGTATTGATTCCGAAACCGTGTCACTCTTTGGTCAGGTGTTGTGGAAAATTACCCCGGAACTTGAAATCGGCGCCGGTGTTCGCTGGACCGATGAACAGCGCAGTCACAACGTTGTGAACAGGCTTCTTGAGCGGTTTGACCTGGGACCAGCTCTGCCGGTTACTCTTGCCAGGCCGGAACTTAGTTCTTCCAACTGGTCTCCGGAAGTTTCCATTGCTTATACGCCTACCGATGAGTTGACTATCTATGCCAACTTCAAACGGGCCTACAAATCCGGTTCCTTCGATGTCGGTGGTGGTGCCAATAACGGTGATGACAAAGCATTTGATGATGAAACAGTGAGAGGCGGAGAGTTCGGTGTCAAGGCTCTCCTGGCAGATGGTGCTCTGATCGTTAATGCGGCTACTTATTACTACGAGTATGACGACATGCAGGTCGAGACCCGCGTGTTCGATCCCGAGAATGGCTCGGTGGCTGTGCGTACAGTTAACGCCGCATCCTCTGAGATCTATGGTATCGATCTTGATGCCACTTATGCTGTCCCTGGAGTTGACGGACTGACCCTTTACGGTGCCGTTAACTGGAACACCGCAAAGTATACGGACTTTGATAACGCTCAGTGTTATACTGGTCAAACCTTTGCTGCTGGCTGTAACATTGACCTGAATGATGACGGAATCGGAGATGCCCAGAGCCTCACTGGTGAACCGTTGCTGCGTGCTCCCAAATGGATGGCAAATGCAGGCTTTGATTATCAGACAGATGTGTCAAATGATCTGACACTGAGCCTGGCTTCCAACCTGAGCTACTCAGACTCCTATTCTGCCTCCAGCACCAACATTGCGGATGCCTACCAGGATAGCTATGTCAAGCTTAGCGCCAACATTGGCCTGGGTAGCAATGAAGACGGCTGGAGAGTTGAGCTCATCGGCGACAACCTGACTGACAAGTATGTCTACGGTAACTGTGCGCCTGCAGGTTATGCTGACAGCCTGCTGATGGGGCAGGATGCTGCATTTGCCGGAACCGGTGCCGCAGGCGGTCCGGGTGGAAGCCCTGAAACAGCTTGCTTTACCTCTCGGGGCCGAAGTGTATGGCTGCGTCTGACGGTAAACCTCAACTGATCCTGCAGAAAATAGATCCAGTTAGCTAGAGCTGATATCTGGACGGAAGGCGCCTGTTCCCAAGCGTCTTCCGTTTTTTTAATAAACGAAAAAAATCCTTATTCCTGATTTTCAGGAGTTTGGGTGCCGCCGCCGACATGGCCAAATTCAGGGGGAAACGGGCTGCTTTATTCACATAAGTCAAGCGGATACATCCGATAAAGAATAATGATTTTACAATGTTTCCCGGCATCCGATAAGGTGAAATGAATGTATGGATACGGGTGGGACACGGTCAGCGTTAGGGTGAAGAATAAAATACCAAAGCTGATATTCAAACCGTTGCACCGAGGCGAAAGCCACACGAAATCGAAGCTTTAAATTTGGGAGAATAAGGATATGACTGGCGCTTTTAAGGCCGAAGATATCAAGCCAAAAATCGGATCTCGAATCCTCAACAGCAAGGAAGAGCTGCTCAGCGGTGCGCATTCCACGGCAATCAGGGATTTGCTGGAACAGCGGGGTGTGCTCGTTTTTCCAAAGATTAACTTTAATGATGATGAGCAGATTGCCTTTACCAGGACCCTCGGCAAGGTTGCGAAAGAGCGTAGCGGTGAAGAAGTCTTTCCGATTTCTCTTGACCCCAAAGTTTCCTCAGGTGTGGATTATCTGAAAGGCGCTTTTTACTGGCACTTTGATGGCACCATCCAGCCGATGCCGATCCTGGCTTCCCTGTTGAGTTCCAAGGTTCTTCCGCCCTCAGGCGGTAATACCGAGTTTGCCAACTGCTATGCGGCTTACGAAGAGCTTCCCGAGGAAGAGAAAAAACGGATTGAAAATCTGAAGGTCGTTCATGCAACCTGGAATTCCCTTCTTTACTACGAGCCGGAGCCGAACCAGGAAAAGCTCAAGCAGTGGATCGAGCTTGGTGAGAAAGAGCTGCCGCTCGTCTGGACCCATAAATCCGGTCGCAAGTCCCTGGTTCTGGGCTGCACAGCGCATCACGTGGTCGGTGTAGACCATAAAGAGAGCGCTCTTTTGCTTAATGGTCTGCGGGAATGGGCGACCAGCGAACAGTTCCATTACAGCCATAAATGGTCAGTGGGCGATATGGTGATGTGGGACAATACCGGCACCCTGCACCGTGCCATGCCTTACCCGATGGACAGTGGTCGCGAACTGCACCGCACCAAGCTGGAAGGTGAAGAGCCCATCGCGGCTTAATGTCACCCACTTTATTTCTACGAATATTTTAAAAGCAGGAGCAAGAATATGGTTAAGTCATGGGCTTTCGAATTTTTCCCCAATCCCCATGCTCATGGAGGCGAAGAATCCGCTGAGATCGACCCCAAGCTGGAGCAGGATTACTGGAATTTTTACATGGACCTTTGGGTCAGCGCAGAAGCCTTGGGATTTGATGGTCTGCTTCTGAGTGAGCATCACTTTGGCGGCGGTTACAGCCCGTCCCCGAACATCCTGTTGCCGGCAATTGCCCAGCGGACCAAAAACATACGTCTCGGCGTGATGGGTAACGTTCTGCCTTATCACACGCCCTGGCGTCTGTTGGAAGAGTTCGCCATGCTGGATAACCTGACCGGCGGTCGTCTTGAAATCGGTACTTCTGCCGGTATTCCTGCAGAGCTGGCTATGGTTGGCATGTCTCCCGCTGAAGGCCGGGCCCGTTACGAAGAATCCATCGAGGTAATCGACAAGGGTCTGAAAAACGGTGTGATTAACCACAAAGGGAAATACTGGAAAATTGAAAACCTGCCGGTTGTTCCCCCGTTCGCACAAAAGCCTGAGCCGCCGAAATGGACCACCGTAATCAGTGTTGAATCTGCCCGCAAGGCCGCGGCACGTGGTTCCAAGATTGCCACCGGCTTTATCTCCACCGACAAGGTAAAAGAAGTCTTTGACAACTACAAGGAAGCGGCTGCTCAAGCAGGCCTTGAGGCCGGACCGGATCAGTTGGGTCTGCGGCGTCAGGTTATCATCGATGCGACGTCAGTGCCCAGCGAGAAAGCCGAAGGGTATAAAGAGGCCTTTGTTGACATGGTTGCCGCCTTCGACAAGCGCGTTATTGCCCCGGGCCGCAAGGCGCTGGACTCTGACGGTGCTCATGGCTACGCTTTTGGTGATGATGAGTTCATTAGCGGTTCGCCGAAAGAGGTGGCAGAGCAGATTAACGATCAGTGCGAGCGCAGTGGTGCGGGTCACTTCCAGGTGGTCTTTGCCGGTCATCAGTCACTTGAAGAACTGGCTATGTCCTGGAAACTCTATGGTGAGGAAGTTATTCCTCTGCTGAAATAGGCCACGGCCAGATTGCTAATGCCGGCGTCGACAGTTTTCTCTGATTGTCGGCGCTGGACTGCAACATAAGACGAAGGAAAGCGCATGTCTGTCGAAAAAGATGTTGTTTATCATTCCGTGAACGGCCGTGAACTGAAGGTCGATTTGTACCGGCCTGAAGGGGATGCAATACCTACTCGGACGGCTGTCGTGTTAATACATGGCGGCGGCTGGATTCTGGGTGAACGCGGGATGATGGCGCCGCTTGCTTCCCAGTTTGCAGCGCAGGGTTTCCTGGCGGCAGCTGTTGAATACCGGCTGGTGCGTGAAGCTGCCTGGCCGGCGCAGCTCGACGACGTGACAACAGCGGTGCGCTGGATTGCAGACAATGCGGGTGATCTTGGCATTGATGCTGATCGCATCGTTGTCGCCGGTGCTTCTGCCGGTGGTCATCTTGCTCTGATGGCGGCAGTTGAACTCAATAAGGAGTCCAAAGTAGCTGCAGTTCTTTCGCTCTTCTCCGCTAGTGAGCTCACGGTCTCTCAAGCTCATGAAAAGGGCAAATTCAATGCGGCCATGCTTCTTGGTCCTGATGCGAGCGATGACGCCGTAACTGCAGCGAGCCCCTATTATCAGGTTGGTGCAGGGTTCCCGCCGGTTTTCGTCCTGCACGGAGCCAAAGACTGGCTGATCGACCCGGTAGCAAGCCTGCGTCTTTATGAAAAGCTCAACGATCTCGGTGTCACCGCAGAACTGCATATTGTCGCAGACGCCATTCACGAATTTATTGAAGAGCCGGGCATGACCGGCCCGATGGTCGCCGAAATTGCGCTGTTCCTGAACCGGGTCCTCATCGAGCCGGAGAAATGGGCTGCGGAAACAGAGGAGCACAACATCTTTGCCAAGGGCCCCGAAGCATTGCAGGCGATGATGGCTCAGTTGCTTGAACAGACATCATAAGGCAAGCCGGACCGATTGAAGGAGGATATCATGAGCGCGAATGCTTTGGAGAAAGCTCTTTGGCAGATGTATCTTGTACCCGGGGATGTGGAACGTTTCCGGTCGGATGCGGAAGGCTATGCCAGTGAATTCCGTCTTGACGACAAGGAGCGCAGGGCGCTGACGTCCGTTGATGTGATGGCGCTGATGGACCAGGGGGCCAATGCGCTTCTGGTGCTGATGGCCTTCCAGACCATCTACGGTCCGGAACGGCTGCATGATTATTTTGACATCGTAAATGCGCCGGCGGCGTAGCAGGAAATTATAGCCGCACCCGGCAGGCAAAAGAGAGAGTGAGATTATGGCAGAGTTGATAGGTGGTTTCCTGATGCCGCATGTGCCGTCGATCCCGACCGGCGGATATGGTGAAGAGCCCTGGCAGAAAGAGGCATCCGACAAGGCCTTTGCCTTTATCTCGCAACGGGTCGAGGAGCTCGGGGCGGATACGGTGATCATCATTGGCGATGACCATTATGAGAATTTCGGCCCGCACTGCATTCCGAGCTGCCTGATTGCGACCGGTGATGTGGGGGTTTCGGCCCATGCGCAGACGCTGGGCCTGGCCGGGGATGCGATCCCGAACAACGAGCCACTGGCCCAGCATATCCTGGAGACAGGTTATAAAGAAGGCATTGACTGGTCCTTTGCCAAGGCGCTGGATGTTGACCATTCTGTGGCCATTCCCTATCACATGTCATTGAAACGGCTTGGGGTGAAGGCGATCCCGATTTATCTGAACTGTGTTGTAGAGCCGCTGATCCGAAGCCGCCGGGCTTATGAGATCGGCCGGAGCATCCGCCATGCGGTTGAGAGCTGGTCCGGGACTGAGCGGGTTGCGGTGTTCGGCACCGGCGGCATCAGCCATTGGGTCGGCGGCCCGGGCATGGGCGTTGTCAACGAGGCGTTTGACCGCAAGATCCTGGAGATGGTGGAGCAGGGCGATATTGACGGCCTGATTGCGCTGCCTGACGAGATGGTTCTGGAGAAGGCCGGCAACGGGGCGCTGGAGATCAAGAACTGGATCTGTGCCCTGGGCATCATGGAAGGCGCCAAAGCGGAAACCATCGCCTATGAGCCGATCCCGACCTGGGTCACCGGCTGCGGCTTCGCCGAGCTCAAGCCGGCAGCCTGAGAAGAGGAAAAGAAAAACAACAAGGGGAAAGGGAGACAAGATGCAAGCCAGTAAGACAATGAGTTTGAGCGTACATGTGTTGCGCACTATTTTCGGGGCGTGGAACCTGTTCTTCGGTCTGGTGTTTTTCTTTGAATTTATTCCGCAGCCCATGGGGCATGGCGAGATGACGCCATATCTGAACCAGACCCTGATCGACACCCACCTGTTTCATGTGGTCAAGGTGATTGAAATCATCGTGGGTATCCTGCTGCTGACCAACAGGGCTGTACCTCTGGCGCTTTGCGTCTATTTCCCTGTTACCGTCGTGATTTATATCGTGAACATGTATCTGGAAGAGTTTGCTGCCGGTCCCTTTATAGCAGCAATCTATCTGGCTGTTCATCTGTTCCTGTTCTGGGCCTATCGCAGTTATTACCTGCCCATGCTGGTCTGGCGGGCACAGATCAATCCCCTCAAATCCGGGGATCGTTGAACCAACTGTTCAAAATGGTCTTATTCTGGCTATACTGTCTCATCACCTGACTGCGACAATGGAGTAGGGCTGCCTTGAAGCCACCTGAAGTCTCTGGACTGGATCATATCGTCCTGATCACCGACAATATGCCGGGAATGATCGAATTTTACGGCACTGTTCTGGGCTGCCCGGTAGAACGGGAGTTGAAGGAATTCGGGCTTGTCCAGATAAGGGCGGGAAAGGCCCTGGTTGACCTGCAGGAAAGTAAATATGCCGCCAACGGACCGGGAACCGATTTCAGGCGGAATATGGAACATTTTTGCCTGACGCTGAAAGTATGGGATGAAGATGCGCTGATAGCGCACCTGCGGGCCTGTAACATTTCCTGTGACGCACCGGCCCGTCGTTATGGGGCAGAAGGTTATGGTCCTTCCATTTATATCAACGATCCGGATGGCAATAGAATTGAGCTCAAGGGGCCGGCAGAAGAGGGGGCGTCCGGCGCCGGTTAGTTTTGACCGGCTTTTTGTTCGGCCCTGTTCTCTGGTATAGGGGTGCCCGAGTGCCTGTCGATTGAATTTGATCAGTCGACAATCATCTCAGCGGCTTCCGCGGTGTCAACTGTTCTCAGGTGGTCGGCTTTTTTCAGGAACAAAACGAGAGGGGACGCCAATATTGTCACGATCATCAGAAGATAGAAGTCGTTAAGATAGGCAATGGTCGCCGCTTGGCGTGTCACTTCTGCATTCAGCGCGATGATGCCGCTTTCAAAATGCCATTCCCAGTTCAACGGCAGGGAAGGCTGGAAAAATGCCGCCCGAAACGGGGTAATATTCTCCGCAAGAATGGCATGGTTTGCCTGAGTGCCCCTGGCCAGCATGGTGACCAGGATAGAAATGCCGATACTGCTGCCGATATTTCGGATCAGATTTGCAATTGATGTGCCTTCGGTCCGTAATTTTGGATCCAGTGTGGCGAAAGCCGCCATATTCAGGGGAACAATGATAAACCCCATTCCAATACCTTGTATAATGCCGGTCCAGATGATGGCGTTACTGGAGACTTCCGTTGTAAAGCGGCTCATTTCCCACAATGAAAGGATAATCAGGAACTGGCCAATCAGAAGTAACAGCCGGAGATCCAGTTTTGATACAAGCCGTCCCGTCAGGATTAAACCTATCATGGTTCCCACTCCCCGGGGCGCCAGCAGATATCCCACCATCAGGACGGGGTAGCCCATCAGGTTTTGCAGAAACGGCGGCATCAGGGCCATGGTCGCAAGTAAAAGAATTCCGACATAAAACAGGATAAACAGGCCGACGACAAAGTTCCTGTCCTTGAAGAGACGGGGGTCCAGGAAGGGATGGTCAACCGTATACATCTGGACAAGGAACATATAGAAAAAAACAAGGGCCAGAGTTGCTTCAACGATTATCTCAGCCGATGAAAACCAGTTCTGGGACTCTCCCCGGTCCAGCATAAGCTGCAGGGCGCCAATGGAAAGACTGAGCAGGGCAAATCCAAGGAAATCAAACTTTCTTGGTTTTTCCTTCTCGCTTTCCTGCATAAAAGTAATCATTCCCGCCAGTGCGAGAAGGCCGATGGGCAGGTTTATAAAAAATACCCATCGCCAGTTGTAATATTCCGTGAGATAGCCGCCAAGGGTCGGGCCGAGAATTGGGCCCAGCATAATACCAATGCCCCATATTGTCATCGCGCTGCCGTGTTTTTCCTTTGGATACATATTCAGCATCATGGTCTGACTGAGAGGGATCAGGGCGGCGCCAAAGGCTCCCTGTAACAGTCTGAAGAATATGATCTGTGACAGGGATGTGGCCAGTCCGCACAGCATGGAGGCAATTGTAAAGCCGCAGACGGAAATGATGAATAAACGCTTGTAGCCGATACGGGAGGCGATAGCTGCCGTCGGTGGAATCATAATGGCTGAGGTGACGAGATAGGAAGTCAGGACCCAGGACATCTGGTCCTGTGTTGCCGACATACTGCCCTGCATATGGGGCAGGGCTACATTGGCGATAGTCGTATCCAGCGCCTGGATGATGGTGGCCAGCATGATGGAGACCACGACCAGGCCACGCTGGACGGGAGTGTAACTATCTGACTGGACATCATTCATGAGCCGCTTTTTGCCTCTGCGGTCTGAAAGGTGGTTTCCTCTGATCCCTGAAACATGGCGGAGATAATTTGTCCGAGACTGCGCTTGCGACCTGTGTCGATCTCCACCGTTGTACTCATGCCGGACCGCAGGACGGCTTCCCTGTCGCCAGTTTCCAGGGCAATGCGGACGGGGATGCGTTGTACCACCTTGACCCAGTTGCCGGTGGCATTCTGGGCCGGAATAATGGAGAATTCGGCACCGGTTGCCTGGGCCAGGCTTTCTACTTTGCCGCGCCAGACCAGGTTTGGATAGGTATCCACATGGATTTTTACATCCTGGCCGGGCCGCACATTGGTCAGGTCGGTTTCCTTGAAATTGGCCACAACCCAGAAGTCCCGGTTGTTGACCAGGGTCATGACCGGGCTGCTAAGGGCGCCGCTTCCGATTACCTGCTGGCCCACTTGCGGCGCGCTGCTGGCAATGCCGTCAAAGGGTGCACGGACAACAGTCCGGTCCAGGTCCAGCTGGGCCCGGTCAAGAGTTGCCTTGGCAGCAAGAAAGCGGGGGTGTTGTTCCGGCGCGATGTCCGGGTCTCCGGCAAGGTCTGCCAGTACCTCGGCTCTTTCGCTCTCAATGACCTTTATTTTAACCACGGCCGCATCATAGGCGTGCTTTGCGGTGTCATAGCTATTTTGGGAAATATTGCGGGATGCAACAAGCTCTCTTTGTCTGTCCAGGACTGTTTTGGCATAGGCAAGATCTGTCCCGGCCAGTTCCAACTCATCCTGCTTTTGCCGGTAAATTGCTTTCAGTCCGGCGATGTCGTCACGCACCCGTTTGAGCCCGGCTTCCTGTTCCTCGGCGGCAATGCGATAGGGACGGTCATCGATGCGAAACAATATGTCGCCTCTTTTGACCTGCTGGTTTTCACGTATCGGGACGGCGGTGACAGGGCCCGAGACTTCTGCGGTGATCATCAGCTTGTCGGATTTTACGTAGGCGTTTTCGGTTTCCACATAACGCCCGCCGGACAGATAAATTGCGCCACCGATGAAAATGGTGAACACAGGGCCAAGGACAAGCAGGATAAAGCGGAGCTTTGCCTTGCGTTGTTTTTTCTGATCTTTTGGGGACCCGTTTTTAGTCATCTTTATTGATTTTCCTGTCAGTTGCCTGTTCCGGGGAAAGGCATTCAGCATCCAGTAGATTTTGTTTAATGTGGCTAAGTTTCTGTAGCAGCGCGGTTTTTTCTTTTTCCGAAAAACCTGCCAGCGCCACTTCTTTGGTTTCTGCCAACAGGGGCTGCACTTCTTTGAGAAGAGGTTGAGCCTTTTCCGTCAGATAAATCCTGAAGGCCCGCCGGTCATCGGGGTCCCGGCGCCGGTCAACAAGGCCGGCGTTCTGCAGGCTGTCGATCAGGCGGGCGAGGGTGATGGGTTGAATCTCCATGCTTTCCGCCAGAGTGACCTGTTTCACACCTTCCTGCCGGAAGATTCTAAACAAGGTCATCCATTGGCCCTGCGAAAGTCCCAGTTTCTGGGCGCGACGTGTGAAGTTCCGCCGCAACAGGCGGGAGACGTCGGTCATCAGAAAGCCAATACTTGTGTCAGGATCGGTCATAGGGTTTCTTTACTCCTCTGGCATTAATATATGCTTTAAGTATTATAAGTAAAGTATATTATATTGAGTGGTTATATTATTTGGCTTTATTGCGGACATTTATTGTCAAGAACAGGCGGGTTCGTCCTGGCGGCCTGAATTTGGTTTATTTAAAAACTGTCCCAAAATACTGAACTTGATGTATTGTCGGTGCCGCAACAGAGAGTAAAAGCGAGAATGAGTAATCCAAATATTATCAGAGAGCGCATAGACAACGGTCCTGTAACACCGACTATGCTGCTTGTTGTGGCCATCGGATTCCTGCTCAGCCTGGTAGATGGTTTTGATGTTATTGCAATGTCGGTTTCCGCGCCTTACCTGAGTGTTGAATGGGGCGTTTCCAGGGCTGAACTGGGACCGATTTTTTCTGCCGCGTTGATTGGTATGGCGGTAGGCGCCGCTCTTCTGGCTCCCTTTGCGGATAAATATGGCAGACGGCTGATTTTGCTTTTGGCCACCATCAGCATCGGTATATCCATGATTGTGACGGGGCTGCTGCCCAAGTCCATCATTCTGCTGGTGATTGTACGCTTTATTGCAGGTCTGGGCGTGGGGGTTATTTTTGCCAATGCCGCGACCATTGCCTCGGAATTTGCCCCGGCACGTTATAAGCACATCGCGGTCACCACGGCCATTATGGGCTATGCTTCCGGTGCAACGGTCGTGGGGCCGGTGGCCAATATGATTATCCCGGCTCAGGGATGGGAAATGCTGTTTATTTACGGCGGTATTGCCACTCTCATTATGGGCGCGTTTATTCATTTCAGCATGCCTGAATCTGTTGATTATCTTGCCTCCAGGAAAGAAAACAGGGAGGCCAATCTCGTTAAGATCAATGAAATTCTGAAACGCCTTAAACGTGAACCCATTGACGAGATTCCCGAGCACGCCGAAGCGGCACATCTTAAAGCCGCCAGTGTAAAAAGCATCCTCAATGACGACTTCAGGGGGCAGACCC belongs to Emcibacter sp. and includes:
- a CDS encoding TonB-dependent receptor yields the protein MTKKLSKSLLLATVAACSLAEVTPAMAQMVLEEITVTARKREESIMKVPVTTSVLSGDTLDQYAITDVAGVADKTPGLNFSNGPTASGVLVSMRGIGTGTNNPAIDQSIAFVIDGMQFTQGLAFEMATLDMAQVEVMKGPQALFFGKAAPAGVIAVRTADPGEEFEVKLRAGYEFEAQERMGEFVISGPVTDTLGLRLAAQYSKMDGYFTNDAEVGNSAFGSLGAAPVTYQEFPNKEQVMVRGTMVWNPSDNFKARLKLNYSDMEIQGFGSEPQLVSCPDGTDSFFSFLGLSFIGGETCDVDGNQTLIYMDPDSFPGIYNDGVPFADVQQFFGSLEMSYDFGNDLTLSSVTGFYDVDQSSMFNGSITTSLGSPFAIQGKMDRRDFTQELRLTSDYAGDVNFMAGAFYQKGETNFLSSLPANQAWLPLLGVLRPGASWPPALAWADHSIDSETVSLFGQVLWKITPELEIGAGVRWTDEQRSHNVVNRLLERFDLGPALPVTLARPELSSSNWSPEVSIAYTPTDELTIYANFKRAYKSGSFDVGGGANNGDDKAFDDETVRGGEFGVKALLADGALIVNAATYYYEYDDMQVETRVFDPENGSVAVRTVNAASSEIYGIDLDATYAVPGVDGLTLYGAVNWNTAKYTDFDNAQCYTGQTFAAGCNIDLNDDGIGDAQSLTGEPLLRAPKWMANAGFDYQTDVSNDLTLSLASNLSYSDSYSASSTNIADAYQDSYVKLSANIGLGSNEDGWRVELIGDNLTDKYVYGNCAPAGYADSLLMGQDAAFAGTGAAGGPGGSPETACFTSRGRSVWLRLTVNLN
- a CDS encoding TauD/TfdA family dioxygenase, with translation MTGAFKAEDIKPKIGSRILNSKEELLSGAHSTAIRDLLEQRGVLVFPKINFNDDEQIAFTRTLGKVAKERSGEEVFPISLDPKVSSGVDYLKGAFYWHFDGTIQPMPILASLLSSKVLPPSGGNTEFANCYAAYEELPEEEKKRIENLKVVHATWNSLLYYEPEPNQEKLKQWIELGEKELPLVWTHKSGRKSLVLGCTAHHVVGVDHKESALLLNGLREWATSEQFHYSHKWSVGDMVMWDNTGTLHRAMPYPMDSGRELHRTKLEGEEPIAA
- a CDS encoding LLM class flavin-dependent oxidoreductase, whose translation is MVKSWAFEFFPNPHAHGGEESAEIDPKLEQDYWNFYMDLWVSAEALGFDGLLLSEHHFGGGYSPSPNILLPAIAQRTKNIRLGVMGNVLPYHTPWRLLEEFAMLDNLTGGRLEIGTSAGIPAELAMVGMSPAEGRARYEESIEVIDKGLKNGVINHKGKYWKIENLPVVPPFAQKPEPPKWTTVISVESARKAAARGSKIATGFISTDKVKEVFDNYKEAAAQAGLEAGPDQLGLRRQVIIDATSVPSEKAEGYKEAFVDMVAAFDKRVIAPGRKALDSDGAHGYAFGDDEFISGSPKEVAEQINDQCERSGAGHFQVVFAGHQSLEELAMSWKLYGEEVIPLLK
- a CDS encoding alpha/beta hydrolase; translation: MSVEKDVVYHSVNGRELKVDLYRPEGDAIPTRTAVVLIHGGGWILGERGMMAPLASQFAAQGFLAAAVEYRLVREAAWPAQLDDVTTAVRWIADNAGDLGIDADRIVVAGASAGGHLALMAAVELNKESKVAAVLSLFSASELTVSQAHEKGKFNAAMLLGPDASDDAVTAASPYYQVGAGFPPVFVLHGAKDWLIDPVASLRLYEKLNDLGVTAELHIVADAIHEFIEEPGMTGPMVAEIALFLNRVLIEPEKWAAETEEHNIFAKGPEALQAMMAQLLEQTS
- a CDS encoding VOC family protein — its product is MKPPEVSGLDHIVLITDNMPGMIEFYGTVLGCPVERELKEFGLVQIRAGKALVDLQESKYAANGPGTDFRRNMEHFCLTLKVWDEDALIAHLRACNISCDAPARRYGAEGYGPSIYINDPDGNRIELKGPAEEGASGAG
- a CDS encoding DHA2 family efflux MFS transporter permease subunit, with protein sequence MNDVQSDSYTPVQRGLVVVSIMLATIIQALDTTIANVALPHMQGSMSATQDQMSWVLTSYLVTSAIMIPPTAAIASRIGYKRLFIISVCGFTIASMLCGLATSLSQIIFFRLLQGAFGAALIPLSQTMMLNMYPKEKHGSAMTIWGIGIMLGPILGPTLGGYLTEYYNWRWVFFINLPIGLLALAGMITFMQESEKEKPRKFDFLGFALLSLSIGALQLMLDRGESQNWFSSAEIIVEATLALVFFYMFLVQMYTVDHPFLDPRLFKDRNFVVGLFILFYVGILLLATMALMPPFLQNLMGYPVLMVGYLLAPRGVGTMIGLILTGRLVSKLDLRLLLLIGQFLIILSLWEMSRFTTEVSSNAIIWTGIIQGIGMGFIIVPLNMAAFATLDPKLRTEGTSIANLIRNIGSSIGISILVTMLARGTQANHAILAENITPFRAAFFQPSLPLNWEWHFESGIIALNAEVTRQAATIAYLNDFYLLMIVTILASPLVLFLKKADHLRTVDTAEAAEMIVD
- a CDS encoding HlyD family secretion protein, with the protein product MTKNGSPKDQKKQRKAKLRFILLVLGPVFTIFIGGAIYLSGGRYVETENAYVKSDKLMITAEVSGPVTAVPIRENQQVKRGDILFRIDDRPYRIAAEEQEAGLKRVRDDIAGLKAIYRQKQDELELAGTDLAYAKTVLDRQRELVASRNISQNSYDTAKHAYDAAVVKIKVIESERAEVLADLAGDPDIAPEQHPRFLAAKATLDRAQLDLDRTVVRAPFDGIASSAPQVGQQVIGSGALSSPVMTLVNNRDFWVVANFKETDLTNVRPGQDVKIHVDTYPNLVWRGKVESLAQATGAEFSIIPAQNATGNWVKVVQRIPVRIALETGDREAVLRSGMSTTVEIDTGRKRSLGQIISAMFQGSEETTFQTAEAKSGS
- a CDS encoding MarR family winged helix-turn-helix transcriptional regulator, encoding MTDPDTSIGFLMTDVSRLLRRNFTRRAQKLGLSQGQWMTLFRIFRQEGVKQVTLAESMEIQPITLARLIDSLQNAGLVDRRRDPDDRRAFRIYLTEKAQPLLKEVQPLLAETKEVALAGFSEKEKTALLQKLSHIKQNLLDAECLSPEQATDRKINKDD
- a CDS encoding MFS transporter, translated to MSNPNIIRERIDNGPVTPTMLLVVAIGFLLSLVDGFDVIAMSVSAPYLSVEWGVSRAELGPIFSAALIGMAVGAALLAPFADKYGRRLILLLATISIGISMIVTGLLPKSIILLVIVRFIAGLGVGVIFANAATIASEFAPARYKHIAVTTAIMGYASGATVVGPVANMIIPAQGWEMLFIYGGIATLIMGAFIHFSMPESVDYLASRKENREANLVKINEILKRLKREPIDEIPEHAEAAHLKAASVKSILNDDFRGQTLALWTTYFMGFMTLYFLLSWIPTLFVDSGYERSAGIDALSYFNLGAVVGIIAIGLIATKIKLAKPIALFFLGSAIFLIYVYFDQPKALLALNTLIFIIGFLLQGAFTALYALAAHIYPTKVRATGVGWAAGLGRVGAIVAPIIAGLLTASGWDMHGLFLLFSVPLLIAAAMVARFKV